GCAGCCCACCGGGGCGTCAAGGAGGGCAGTAGGAGGCCTTTCCGGGGGCCCCTCCCCACCCATGGGGCCCAGCCTCGGTGCCTCCGCTGCTGGACCTAAAGCATGGGCCAGGTGTGACTCCTCCTGGCATCCCATCGCCTCCTTTCCAGGGCTGGCCTTCTTCCCCTCTGTGAACTTGCCCGGTTCCCCCTTTTTAACTTGGCCTCTAGCTCTAAATCTTGTGGCCCCAGAGAGGAtgaacaccccccaccccacatccccacccccagtttAACTCCTGCTCTGTGGAAAGGATTTCTTATGTGCTCTTGTGAATCCCCTACAGCCTGGGGAGGGGTCCCCCTGTGGAGAGGGGCACGACGGCCCTCGCCCGTCCCCCCCCCACGGCTTGTACACTTTTAAGACCCCGTTTGCCGTCCTAAAGCTTGGTTAGATTCCATTAAAACACACGGAGGTTGCAATGGGGAAGCAACCCCGGCCGAACCCTGCGACAGATTGACTGACTGTGGAACAGAGATCTGTCCTCTGTCAAGACTTTGATCGGCTTCCTGGTGATAGATGTGATGcgttggggagggggaaacatcccaggggaaaagggggggggattttgaATATTCGGGGATTTAAATATGCTTTTGTGTTAAAAACGTATTAAAACTCTCCTGGAATCAAATCACATAGGCAAGGACACTACAGtgccttttttcccctgtgaATGAATGACGAATGATACAATAGATTACAGAAGTGAggacaccccctcacatttcataaacattttattatatcttttcaggtgacaacactgaagaaaataACACTTGGCTACACTTTTGTTGCCGGCGGTTTAGACctgaatggctgtgtgttgcgttatttcgaggggacagcacattgacacggttatacaagctatatactcacAGGCTTAccttgtagccaagtgtcatttcttcagtgttgtcacttgAAAAGACGGACTAAGATATGAAATATGTgggagtgtactcacttctgtaatAAGATTTCTGTATCTTATAAATTAgcctaaatacagtggggtcttgacttaagaacggctcgagttaagaacattttgacttaagaaccgctctcataggaaaatattgacttgacctacatacttagatttgagttaagaactgaaaaaaaaacccacgtgggaggcagggaaagtgcaaaatgtgaactttcagttaacggttggccagtgaaaagggtgcctgtctgcttcctcactcctcccagcgtttagagagtggattgggagacagtcttcagactgcctggtactgtcctgcctggactgtcttttccctgccttccctgaacctttcttgacctaagaaaaaaagaaacaatatccccctctagtggtcgaaggcggaatagcagcttcccattagtttctatggacggaaaagagcagatacggatcaaatggttttcaatgcattccaatgggaaatgcagatttgacctgagaacattttgacttgagaaccgccttccaatacggattaagttctcaagtcaagaccccactgtattagaaacaACATGCCTTTAATGTTCAAGCTTGCACAGGTTAAATAAAAGAATTCCAGTGACAccaaggctaaaatcctgttttgaGTTTGTGGGcgtaatatttttgttgttttatctgttttctcctctcccccccctccccccaggataTCCACCAATGAGAACAGTGTGGCTGGACTGTTTCCACCTTCATTCAAAAAGAGAAGCGACTGGAGGCGCAGGACTGGAGGTTTGTTATGAGGCCTGATCTTGTGATTTTTGATACGGCTTTCTCACGGGCCGGTCTAAAGAGCGACAAGCCAAAGTTTAggcatctgattttttaaaatgaacatgaaATGCAGACACCAGTTCCATTTTTCTATtcaaggaaggttttttttctttccagaaagaTGAGATGAATAGGTGGCCATCGGGAGAACTCTCTCCTCTTTCTATAAGCCCTAGAATATAAGATATGTAGGGAAAAGAGGCAGATTTCAGGTATCGGACCTGTAATGGGTCTTCCTTGCCTTTGAATTATCAGCATCCTGAGCAATGCCCACTTTTCTCAGGTCTACCTCTGCTTCTCCCACGTCTTCAGGAGAGCACAACGCCTCCCTTCTCCAGGTGGAGCGGAGCTTGGCTCGGCCCATTGGGCGCGTCTGCCCGCCTTGATCCGACTGTTTTCCTTGCAGCTTGGTGGCCAGTTCCTGAAGAATGAACCTCAAGTATGTCCTGCTGGGAATGCTGTATTTTGTCCAAGGCATCCCTTATGGCCTGCAGTCCGGACTCCTGCCTGTCTACTTGCGGACGCTCGGGCACTCCTTTACCAGGATTAGCCTGGCTAAGGTGCTTTACATGCCATGGATCCTCAAGGTGATGTGGGCGCCGCTGGTGGACCACTACTTTGGCAAGAAGACCTGGCTGATGCTGACCATGTCTGGTCTGGCTCTGGCTTGCCTGGGCTGCTCCCTCACCAGCCCCGAGGTCAGCTTCCTccccgtggccggcatcttcctgCTCATGAACTTCTTCGCCTCCATCCAGGACATTGCCGTGGACGGCGTGGCCGTTCAGCTGCTGGTCCACGAGGAGGTTGGGTATGGCAACACAATCCAGGTGGTGGCCTACAAGCTGGGCTCGGTCATGGCAGGAGGTGGCCTGCTCACTTTCCTGCACTACCTGGGCTGGGGAGCCCTTTTCATCTACCTGGCTGTCGTCTACGCCCTGGCCATCGGGCTCACCTGGATTTCTGACCTGAGGGTGAAACAGAGGCGGGCTTCGATGGACAGCTACATCCGGGCCAGCCGGTCCAACCCCTGGCGCATCTTCCGAGACATTATTTATGTGCCAGACACTCCTTGGACGGCTGGTTTTGTCTTCATCTATAAGTTAGGTGAGCTTTTCCCAGCGGTTCCTTTGATTTGCTGGGGAGGCGAGCCAGACCTCGCTGCAGGGCGACCGATGAAGGGTAGAGACGATGCAGTAGGGGGGCCAGTTCGGGATCTGGATTTCCCTGCTCCTTGACTAGAAACTAAAACAAGGTGTTAAAATGAGGTCCTGTGGGGCAGGGGGCAGGATTAAGAAACCCAGCAGTTTTACTTCATCTCAGCTAGGAAGGCTTCCTATTTGAAAGAGGATCCAGCGGTTGAAACAGGCCATGGTTTTAAGACCCTCGTTTGCTGAAAAGCGATGCCGGCTGTGGGCGTCAGGCCAACCCATCTGGAAAGCACCAGAATGGAGGAGGCTGCCTTAGACTGGGGTGTGCAAAGCAGGAGACCTCTAGCTgcttttggactccaactcccattgtCCTGatggctatggctgatgggagttgcagtccaatcaCATTTGGAAAGCTGGACTTTTCCTTCCCTTACCTAAGGCCTTCTGCCTCCTCAGTTCCAGTCCAggtgggggtttttttaattgtgcaatTGCTGTCTCACTCACTGAATATGACAAAGAGCTTTTTATCGCCAGCTGTCCTCCCTTTTCACTCCCATGATAGCCTTTCCTCCTTATCTggcaaacaaacaagccaaaaCGTCATTGGGGAGGGGCTGAAGCAGAATAGATACGCGGCATATTTGACCTAAGAGCTCTGAAACCTGTCCATCTGGAAGCACCCAAAAACTGGGCTAACCTCAGTGTGGTGAAGGACTTCCGCCATGGTTTCCCTGGTGCCCTCTTTCTGTGCCCGTTCAGCATCCCCAGCCAAGGACTGGCTTCCTAAGGAACTGCATCTTGATTCTCGTTAACAGGTGAGCAAGGAGCCATAGCCAtgttccccctcttcctcctggaCCATGACTTCTCTCCGCAGAAACTGGGCTTCTGGAATGGGGTGGTATCCATGGTCTTCTCCATTGCAGGATCCTCCCTGGGAGGCCATCTGATACCAAGGCAGAGGTAAAGGTCCCCccccaacatacacacacatccaaGTCCCTATTACATCttccattccatttctttttttttttttttaaagcttggtttctaaaaagacaaaatgaaacacaTCAGGCACCTGGAGAGATGTTGAAAGACTGCGAATGTCGTGGGATGGGAGGGTGGGCCAGAACTTGGTGCTAAATCGGAACACAGGACCTGCGGCCctggggaagaaaagaggaaaaggcacAGAGATCCCCTGCCCCCAGCTCCCGGCTGGCAGGTGGGAGGTCGGCCTGAGCGTGGAGGCTGGCTCCAAGGAACGTTAGGGAAAGAGGATGCAACTGCCTGGCGGTCTGATTCTTCAGCCCTTATTATCTTGGTGGGCTGGACATTGTATCCACCCTGGTTCCTGGCCAGTTCCCTCATGTGACAGATAAGCACGATGAAAAACTCCTCTGCCTTTTCACACGAAAGGGATTCCCACTCGTCCAGCCTCTGTTCTCTCTGTTTCGTTCCCCACGCCGGCTTTTGCAGGCAGAACCGAGGGCTGCGTTGTGGGCAGGAAGGCTGTCCAGCTGCAGCATCCCCCTGAGCAGACACACACAAGGGACCTCCTGCTCTGGCCTTGGCCGTGCCTCatgcccttccttccccccccccccagccagaatgCACACTCCCACCTATTTCGCAGGTAGAAATTGGGCCCCTGGGCCAAAATAATATcaatccccccctccttttccttgtcTTGAATGCAAGCATCCCCTACAAAAAATGTGCAAACAGACTATAAAGGTCCAGAGGTGGTTAAACTTGCAAAGCCCTTCTTTGTGGGGGAAGACGGGCTGCCGGAGTTTGAGGCTGCCTTAAAAAGCAGGTCAGGTGGCCGGGCTGCCTTtgatccccccaaaaaagaggtaCGCCTCTGTGTAGCTCCTGGCATTTCCTTCTTCCTGGGATTGGCCTTTCCTTTGCCATTTGATGGACCACGTGCCGTCTCTCTCCTGGGAAGCTGGATTTTTCCACCATGCCAGTCAGACCCCCTGGCCAGCATCGGTGTCCTTGACCGAAGCCACGGCTGCCTGCCACCGAATGCATCTCTGGCTGGGCTGCTCGGAGCGGTCGGGCAGGGCTCTGCAATCCgctgatctctctctttctctctctctctggggcttCTTCTCCCCAGGTACCTCTTGCCTCGGATGAGGGTCTTGCTGACCGTCCGCTTCTGCTTCCTCGTCTTTCAGACACTCCTGATGGTCTTGTACCAAGACGGATCATCTTTTTTTGAAGGTGAGCTGTCTGGTTGGAGGGTCCGGCACTCGAGACGTCCCTAAGAGTTCCACAGATCCACAAAGGCCCACATTAAAATCGAACAGCTAGTCTGGAAGGGaccacattttctctctctctctctctctttgcctgaaCTCCAGAACTTAGTAGATCCTCAGGTACAAAATGAGAAGCTTGTGTTCTTCACCGCTGGCACTATCCCAGtcaagggttaattccagaatgaaccaGAACGAAAATTTTAAACCCTATACAGTATAActttctttcctggttttgtttgAAATCGTTTTAGTTCTTTTCcctgaagaaatggattgtccaaacaaaaaaattatctgatttttcttctttttttattttataaacacaGGCAAGAATATGTGTGTGAGTTATTCCTTACAAAAGAATTTATGCAGTTATACAGTATACCAGAATCAGACCAATAGAAACTTAGTTAAGGTCGAATATTTCAGAATTCTTTGTTCAATGAATTGCTCTCAATGTattggcgaaggctttcacagccgggatctaatggagcccgaaaaacctacaataaccaatTGCTCTCAACTTAATAAATAACAGCAGCGTCACTAAACTTGATAAACCAAagcacaaacaaaaaaccctcacagCATAGACTTCCAAAATATattcttaaccccccccccccggagtgtTTGTATATACTCTGTCCTGCTGTTAACACACTCGGACGGCTCTTCTTGTCCACACCCATCAACCGTCTGCTGGCTTTACTGTGTTATAGTAAATTACTTTGGTTTGGAATGTGTTTCCAACGATCCTCTTACAGAAACATATATCCATTTTGTGAAGGTAGCAGGCCGCTCCTCTTCTTCTTAGGAATTGAAAGGCTGGCAAAACAGCCCTCTGAGTTGAGCAGGGGGTTCTGCTTTCATTCATCGGGTCTCGCTTCTGCCCCATCTCCGAAACAGCAGCTTCTGCAAGTGAGGAAACGAGATTTACCACATCAGTCAATATCATCCGCCGGCTTTGTTAGACACATTGCTTGCCGGATGCTATCCCACAGATGTCCTGTGTCATAAGCTAGGCAGTGTTTGTCCTCCTGAGAGGGCTCCCCATCCCACGACTCAAGATTGCTCCCAGGTGGGCCACGCCAGCAGGGCCGGCTGCAAAAGGAGGCACCCAGGTCCTTTCCAGCAGCAGCCGGGCGGGAGGGCGAAGACTGTCTGTCGAGTGTCGCTTTTTCCACCCTTTGGCTGCATATAACGGTTAAGGCTGTCAGAGCCTTGTCAGGCCTGACGGGTGATGGCAGACAGGACGGGAAGGGATGCCACAAAGGTGTGTGGGCGTTTGGGATGAGAGTTAAGAGGCGCCTGTTCTTTCCAGGAGCATTGACATTAAGGACAGACATGGCCAAGTTTGCTCCTCAACCGATTCACTCTGGCACCAATTCTTCCTCCCGTTTAGTGGGGTGAAGGCAGCTCTTCCTCCCCCCTGTGCATTTCTGAGCCTATGTTGGCTGCCTCTGGAATGTCCACGagtctcctttcccccccccccccatcaatacTTTTCCATAgttcaatttctctctctctcactgtcttGACAGTGGCGGCCGTGTTGAGCATCTGCCTTCAGCACTTCGTGGCAGGGCTAATCACCACCCTCACCTTCAGCATGATGATGCACTGCTCGCAAAAGGCCCGGGAGAGCATCCAGGTACGCTTATCCCCCTCCCCTCGGATCCGGATCTGGcccctgggggggtggggtggggggagcctccttGCTCAGCTCGAAGGAGGGCCATTCCTCCAGCCACGACCTGGCTCGGCTCGACTCCCTTCTTCTCCGCCTTCCTTTTCCCCGCAGGCCACTCACTACAGCTTCCTGGCCACCCTGGAAGTCTTGGGCAAGCTGGTCTTCAGCACCCTGGCGGGCAGCCTGGTGGACGGGCTGGGCTTCGTGAGCGCCTTCGgcatcttcctctccctctccttcctctccgTCATGTACGCGCTGCCGGTCCGAGGCTGACGGGCACCCACCGGAGGACGACCAGAGGGGAAGGCTCGGGGGCTGCAACCTGAAGAGGGATGCCTTGGGGGGGGATGGCGTTAGGGGTGTGCgtgccccccctgcccccctggAAGAAGAACCCAGGGCAGCcctgcagccagcctgcctgccggCTCCTGGGCCATGGACCCCCGCTTGGTGAACCTCCTTCTTTAACACTGGGCAGAGCGGAGTGGACGTGGGTGCAAggtcctttctcccccccccttgctcccAGGGAGGGGCCAGGAATGGCAGAGCCATCCCTGCCTCCCTTGCCCTTAGCACGGAGAAATGCCAGGCCTTTTGCAATCCGCCCTGGAAGGAAACCTGGCCTGGGAGGCGAGCCTGAGgaataaaacatgtttttaaaaaccagcctGGCAGGCGATGGAGTGGTGAGCTTTGTAAAAGGTGGGAGGGCTTCTCCTTGTGTttcccaccccccccccgccaccgacATGAGCCAGGAGGCACCTCCACGGAGGCTTCCTTCCTGGGGAACCCGGGAGTGGGGGACCCCAGAGCCCTCCACTGTGGGGAGGGGTTGCTCTCTCGTCTGACTGGAGGGGGGGCATCCACACTCAGGGTGCCCTTGGGCCAGGAAGAGGGGGGACGGATCCATCCCCCATCGATCGATCagaggggggaggagggttaGGGGGAGGGAGGGTCCCCgtttgctcattcattcattcattcattcacccatctggctaccaagggcCACGTGGGTCGGGGGTGGAGAGGGGTTCCCACAACACAGTGAAACAAGAGACAACACTTAAACAAACAACCCACTGAACACAACTACACGAAAGACCTATCAAACCGGAGACCTAAAAACGAGACCGAATAAATAACAAGaactttaaaagggggggggcagggtggtgGGAGCAGGTGGTCGAAGCgctggacccccccccctcctgcgatgatgatgatgatgggaaagCCCATCCCGGCTCGatgtcttcctctccccccctccgcaCCCCCTCCCGCCCATTCCCAGCCGCCGGACTTGGGGACCGCGGAAAGGCCGGGAAGCGCGGCTGCCCCAGCGAACGGCGGGTCTCCCCCTCCGGCGGGCGCGCAGTGGGGGTGGGCGGGGCGTGGGCGGGGCTCCTTCCCGGGGAAGACGGTGCGAGCGGGGCGGCCCCGCCCCGCCTGGGCCGGGGATCCAATCGGGGCTCGGCGGGTGGGCGGGGCGCTCCGTCACGCGAGGGCTTCTTCCCCCGCCCCCCTCCTTGGTGCCTCCGCAGTGGCCCGAGAGGCCGGAGAGGCGAGAGGGCGCGGGGACGCGCGGCGGGagcgcgcggcggcggcggcggcatggAGCTCCCGCGGACGGTGAGGAGGACTGCGCCCGTGGGGGGGGCGCCCCCCGACCGACcgcccctctttttcctctctcgtGTCcccccgtccgtccgtccgtccatccccGAGGTCGGAAGG
This sequence is a window from Pogona vitticeps strain Pit_001003342236 chromosome 4, PviZW2.1, whole genome shotgun sequence. Protein-coding genes within it:
- the SLC33A2 gene encoding major facilitator superfamily domain-containing protein 3 isoform X4; its protein translation is MNLKYVLLGMLYFVQGIPYGLQSGLLPVYLRTLGHSFTRISLAKVLYMPWILKVMWAPLVDHYFGKKTWLMLTMSGLALACLGCSLTSPEVSFLPVAGIFLLMNFFASIQDIAVDGVAVQLLVHEEVGYGNTIQVVAYKLGSVMAGGGLLTFLHYLGWGALFIYLAVVYALAIGLTWISDLRVKQRRASMDSYIRASRSNPWRIFRDIIYVPDTPWTAGFVFIYKLGEQGAIAMFPLFLLDHDFSPQKLGFWNGVVSMVFSIAGSSLGGHLIPRQSGGRVEHLPSALRGRANHHPHLQHDDALLAKGPGEHPGHSLQLPGHPGSLGQAGLQHPGGQPGGRAGLRERLRHLPLPLLPLRHVRAAGPRLTGTHRRTTRGEGSGAAT
- the SLC33A2 gene encoding major facilitator superfamily domain-containing protein 3 isoform X1, with amino-acid sequence MNLKYVLLGMLYFVQGIPYGLQSGLLPVYLRTLGHSFTRISLAKVLYMPWILKVMWAPLVDHYFGKKTWLMLTMSGLALACLGCSLTSPEVSFLPVAGIFLLMNFFASIQDIAVDGVAVQLLVHEEVGYGNTIQVVAYKLGSVMAGGGLLTFLHYLGWGALFIYLAVVYALAIGLTWISDLRVKQRRASMDSYIRASRSNPWRIFRDIIYVPDTPWTAGFVFIYKLGEQGAIAMFPLFLLDHDFSPQKLGFWNGVVSMVFSIAGSSLGGHLIPRQRYLLPRMRVLLTVRFCFLVFQTLLMVLYQDGSSFFEVAAVLSICLQHFVAGLITTLTFSMMMHCSQKARESIQVRLSPSPRIRIWPLGGWGGGSLLAQLEGGPFLQPRPGSARLPSSPPSFSPQATHYSFLATLEVLGKLVFSTLAGSLVDGLGFVSAFGIFLSLSFLSVMYALPVRG
- the SLC33A2 gene encoding major facilitator superfamily domain-containing protein 3 isoform X2, coding for MNLKYVLLGMLYFVQGIPYGLQSGLLPVYLRTLGHSFTRISLAKVLYMPWILKVMWAPLVDHYFGKKTWLMLTMSGLALACLGCSLTSPEVSFLPVAGIFLLMNFFASIQDIAVDGVAVQLLVHEEVGYGNTIQVVAYKLGSVMAGGGLLTFLHYLGWGALFIYLAVVYALAIGLTWISDLRVKQRRASMDSYIRASRSNPWRIFRDIIYVPDTPWTAGFVFIYKLGEQGAIAMFPLFLLDHDFSPQKLGFWNGVVSMVFSIAGSSLGGHLIPRQSGGRVEHLPSALRGRANHHPHLQHDDALLAKGPGEHPGTLIPLPSDPDLAPGGVGWGEPPCSARRRAIPPATTWLGSTPFFSAFLFPAGHSLQLPGHPGSLGQAGLQHPGGQPGGRAGLRERLRHLPLPLLPLRHVRAAGPRLTGTHRRTTRGEGSGAAT
- the SLC33A2 gene encoding major facilitator superfamily domain-containing protein 3 isoform X3, which translates into the protein MNLKYVLLGMLYFVQGIPYGLQSGLLPVYLRTLGHSFTRISLAKVLYMPWILKVMWAPLVDHYFGKKTWLMLTMSGLALACLGCSLTSPEVSFLPVAGIFLLMNFFASIQDIAVDGVAVQLLVHEEVGYGNTIQVVAYKLGSVMAGGGLLTFLHYLGWGALFIYLAVVYALAIGLTWISDLRVKQRRASMDSYIRASRSNPWRIFRDIIYVPDTPWTAGFVFIYKLGEQGAIAMFPLFLLDHDFSPQKLGFWNGVVSMVFSIAGSSLGGHLIPRQRYLLPRMRVLLTVRFCFLVFQTLLMVLYQDGSSFFEVAAVLSICLQHFVAGLITTLTFSMMMHCSQKARESIQATHYSFLATLEVLGKLVFSTLAGSLVDGLGFVSAFGIFLSLSFLSVMYALPVRG